GGTCGGCGCTGGTCGTATCGCGAGCTGAACAGCCGCGCCAACCAGTTTGCCCATCTGTTGATCGAGCGCGGTGTCAAGCCAGGCGACAGGATTGGCCTTTTGCTCGACCGCTCCGCCGAAACCTACATCGCGGTGCTTGCAGTGATGAAGGCCGGGGCGGCATTCGTGCCCTTGGCCACCGCGTTTCCCGAAGACCGTATGGTGATGATCATCGAGGACGCCAACGTCACGATGGTGATCAGCGTTTCCGGTTATGCCGCGCGCGTGGCGCGCCTGCCCGTTCCGCATATCTCGATCGATTCGGCGGAGTCCGAAATCGCGCTCCAGCCGGAAACGGCGCCCTTGCCGGAAGGCGCCCAGGATCAGCCGACCCTCATCCTCGTCTACGAGCCGGAAAAGGCCTGCCTCGACCGCCTGTCCGCCGACGGATACCCGGCGGATCGTGCCCTGGAAATTTCGTCCTATCTGGCGCAGTCGACCGACCTTGCGCCCGAATTCGACTTGCTCGCCGCCGCCTGCGAGAAGCGCGGCCTCGCTTTCAAGCCTGTAGAGCTCGACGACGCGGTGCCGGTGCTGGCAAAGGCCGATCCCGCAACAACGCTGGTCTGGACGCTGACCGACGGCATTGCCTATTTCCGGGGCGGCGCTTCGCCGGCGCTGGCGCGGCTGAACGGGCTGCGCACCATCGGCGCCGACGATTCGCTGTTTGCGCTCTGCCAGGACAAGTTCCGCTGCGGCGCCGTGCTTGGCGCGCTCGGCCTGCCGGTGCCGCAAGCCGGCCTGGCGCGCAACGGCGAATGGCTGGTCGAGCCGCCGGCCTCGCCCAAGGGCTGGTTCGTCAAGCCGAAGCGGCTCGGCGCCAAGATCGGCATCTGGCCGGATTCGCGCATCACCGATCTCGGCCATGCGCTGGAGCTTAGCCGGCGCGTCTTTTCCCATTACCGCGACGACGTCGTCGTCCAGCCCTATGTCGCCGGCCGCAACGTGCGCGCGAGCTTCCTTGGGCTAAAGCCCGAAACCGGCATCGAGGCGCTTGGTATCTTCTTCGTCGATTCCGGCGGCGACTTCCAGACCATGGCCGACTCGATGGCGCTTTATGGCGAGACCGGCCAGGCCGCGAAGGATGCGGGCACCTATGTCGAGCCGGAGCTGGAGGCTGTCGGCGCCAGCCAGCCGGCGGCGGATCGAAAAATCCGCGCCATCGCGCAAAAACTGATAAGCGGTCTCGGCCTGAGAGATGTCTTTTCCGTCGACCTCAGAGTCGACGCTGACGACACCGTCCACCTCATCGAGTTCGAAGTCTGCCCCGGCCTGCCCTGCTTCGATTTTCGCGACTATTGCCGCAGGGAATGGGGCATGAGCCTCGCGGATGCGATGGCTGAGACGGCGGCCAATAGGCTCTTTCGCTAAACGCCCTCGACCAGCACGATCTCGCCGTCGGCCACTTTCTGGCGAATGGCGGCGGCGCGCTGGTATTCCGGCGAGTGGTAGCAGTCATGCGCCACGGCCAGCGATTCGAACTCGATGATGACGTTGCGGGCGCGGCCCGGCCCTTCGGCCTTTTCATGCTCGCCGCCGCGCGCCAGGAATTTCGCGCCGAAGCGATCGAAG
This region of Mesorhizobium sp. M2A.F.Ca.ET.046.03.2.1 genomic DNA includes:
- a CDS encoding DUF1330 domain-containing protein, translating into MPKGYWIARVDVRDAEGYKYYVAAAKLAFDRFGAKFLARGGEHEKAEGPGRARNVIIEFESLAVAHDCYHSPEYQRAAAIRQKVADGEIVLVEGV
- a CDS encoding D-alanine:D-lactate ligase-like protein, which codes for MPEGAQDQPTLILVYEPEKACLDRLSADGYPADRALEISSYLAQSTDLAPEFDLLAAACEKRGLAFKPVELDDAVPVLAKADPATTLVWTLTDGIAYFRGGASPALARLNGLRTIGADDSLFALCQDKFRCGAVLGALGLPVPQAGLARNGEWLVEPPASPKGWFVKPKRLGAKIGIWPDSRITDLGHALELSRRVFSHYRDDVVVQPYVAGRNVRASFLGLKPETGIEALGIFFVDSGGDFQTMADSMALYGETGQAAKDAGTYVEPELEAVGASQPAADRKIRAIAQKLISGLGLRDVFSVDLRVDADDTVHLIEFEVCPGLPCFDFRDYCRREWGMSLADAMAETAANRLFR